The following are encoded together in the Desulfoplanes formicivorans genome:
- a CDS encoding cytochrome c biogenesis protein has product MNKTSFSVMCRAILPLATTAAMLVAQYFIWVYAPEEMTMGLVQKIFYIHLPLAWWALVCFAGVFAGSIMVLVRNNHPAWDAFAAACAEVGVLLCGLALVTGSLWARSAWNTWWTWDPRLSTALVMWFVYAGYLILRGSGLGGASSTRICAVLGIIAFLDVPLVFFSARMWRSIHPAVFASQSGGLEPEMLVTVFVSLAAWGLLTLTLVLARWRIVRYQALMDEITLLGH; this is encoded by the coding sequence ATGAACAAGACATCATTCTCAGTCATGTGCCGGGCGATTCTTCCCCTGGCCACCACAGCGGCCATGCTTGTTGCCCAGTATTTCATCTGGGTGTACGCCCCTGAAGAAATGACCATGGGGCTGGTCCAGAAAATTTTCTATATTCATCTTCCCCTTGCCTGGTGGGCTCTGGTCTGCTTTGCCGGGGTATTTGCCGGGTCGATCATGGTCCTTGTGCGCAACAACCATCCTGCCTGGGACGCCTTTGCCGCAGCCTGTGCCGAGGTGGGAGTTCTGCTGTGCGGTCTGGCGCTGGTTACCGGATCCCTTTGGGCCAGATCGGCCTGGAACACCTGGTGGACATGGGATCCCCGATTGAGCACGGCCCTGGTCATGTGGTTCGTGTATGCCGGCTACCTCATCCTGAGAGGCAGTGGGCTTGGGGGCGCTTCGTCCACCAGAATATGCGCGGTTCTCGGCATTATCGCCTTTCTGGATGTACCCCTGGTCTTTTTTTCCGCCCGCATGTGGCGCAGTATTCACCCGGCAGTGTTTGCCAGCCAATCCGGGGGACTGGAACCAGAGATGCTTGTTACGGTGTTTGTTTCCCTGGCCGCCTGGGGGCTGCTCACCCTGACCCTGGTTCTGGCCCGTTGGCGCATTGTGCGCTACCAGGCCCTCATGGATGAAATAACCCTGCTTGGACATTAA
- a CDS encoding CcmD family protein has protein sequence MNYLFIANICVWAGIGAYLCFLHASQTRLAKRIDHLEIIHEQ, from the coding sequence ATGAACTATCTTTTTATCGCCAACATCTGCGTCTGGGCTGGTATCGGCGCTTACCTGTGTTTTCTTCATGCGTCCCAGACGCGTTTGGCCAAACGTATTGATCACCTGGAGATCATTCATGAGCAATAA
- a CDS encoding tetratricopeptide repeat protein, producing MSNNPSVSPGIGQKPVLVLVGCCLLALIASVLVHRLTHPFLDIREGSVHQKMDQGPMADISRLMQQVEEHPEDLEALRGLGNAFMHMNAWDRALVFWNRVLTIEPHDAMALNQKGVCLFRKQDYPASAATFSQLLELEQDNVYALFNLGVLHRHFLGNPAKGEAFLKRILEMDAVSQDILDAVKQELNETPEKTTPAS from the coding sequence ATGAGCAATAATCCCTCTGTTTCTCCCGGGATTGGCCAAAAACCGGTCCTTGTCCTTGTGGGTTGCTGTCTGCTTGCCCTGATTGCCTCGGTGCTTGTTCACAGGCTGACACATCCTTTTCTGGATATTCGCGAAGGCAGCGTTCATCAGAAAATGGATCAGGGGCCCATGGCTGATATTTCCCGGCTCATGCAACAGGTTGAGGAACATCCCGAAGACCTTGAGGCACTGCGCGGCCTGGGCAATGCCTTCATGCACATGAACGCCTGGGACAGAGCCCTCGTGTTCTGGAATCGGGTTCTGACCATCGAACCTCATGATGCCATGGCCTTGAACCAGAAGGGGGTCTGCCTGTTTCGCAAGCAGGATTATCCCGCTTCGGCTGCAACGTTCTCCCAGCTTCTGGAACTCGAGCAGGACAATGTCTATGCGTTATTCAATCTTGGGGTTTTGCACCGCCATTTTTTGGGGAATCCAGCAAAAGGGGAGGCCTTTTTGAAAAGGATTCTTGAGATGGACGCTGTTTCCCAGGATATTCTTGACGCCGTGAAGCAGGAACTGAACGAAACCCCTGAAAAGACCACCCCGGCCTCTTGA